Proteins encoded within one genomic window of Actinoplanes octamycinicus:
- a CDS encoding retropepsin-like aspartic protease, with amino-acid sequence MTTVVYACDRHPYLSGPGGRPAAAVARPWAEVAVWWNGTRSHRVLCLVDTGADFTVLDTGTAADLGIIPVQLPPRRFQLADGAWAIYGEQSGVQLSFAGTTVTGAVLFGGNGPAILGRDVLLSAPRSLDLGFDSRGWKHT; translated from the coding sequence ATGACGACTGTCGTGTACGCCTGTGACCGGCATCCGTACCTGAGTGGTCCGGGCGGCCGGCCGGCGGCCGCCGTGGCCCGGCCCTGGGCCGAGGTCGCGGTCTGGTGGAACGGCACGCGGTCGCATCGGGTCCTCTGCCTGGTCGACACCGGCGCCGACTTCACCGTTCTGGACACCGGCACCGCGGCGGATCTCGGGATCATCCCGGTCCAGCTGCCCCCGCGCCGCTTCCAGCTCGCCGACGGCGCCTGGGCGATCTACGGCGAACAGAGCGGCGTCCAGCTGTCCTTCGCCGGCACCACGGTGACCGGCGCGGTCCTGTTCGGCGGGAACGGCCCGGCCATCCTCGGTCGTGACGTCCTGCTCAGCGCGCCGAGGAGCCTCGACCTGGGGTTCGACTCCCGTGGCTGGAAACACACATGA
- a CDS encoding ThuA domain-containing protein, with product MRALIVRGGWAGHEPVAATDLFRGFLSDNGFAIRVADTLDAYAEPGDYQLIVQCWTGARFTPEQEKGLVERVRAGAGFAGWHGGIVATGYEAPDYQFMVGGRFVCHPGDFVDYTVEIAGEHPITAGLSDYAVHTEQYFMHVDPTLTVLATTTFTGAHGAPETAGAVLPVAWTRRFGAGRVFVHTLGHSPADLLVPPTRTMIERGLLWAAAGGA from the coding sequence GTGAGAGCGCTGATCGTACGCGGGGGCTGGGCCGGGCACGAGCCGGTCGCCGCCACCGACCTGTTCCGGGGCTTCCTGTCGGACAACGGGTTCGCGATCCGGGTGGCGGACACCCTGGACGCCTATGCCGAGCCCGGTGACTACCAGCTGATCGTGCAGTGCTGGACCGGCGCACGGTTCACCCCGGAGCAGGAGAAAGGCCTGGTCGAGCGGGTTCGCGCGGGCGCCGGGTTTGCCGGGTGGCACGGCGGGATCGTGGCGACCGGCTACGAGGCGCCGGACTACCAGTTCATGGTGGGCGGGCGGTTCGTCTGCCATCCCGGGGACTTCGTCGACTACACCGTCGAGATCGCCGGGGAGCATCCGATCACCGCCGGGCTGAGCGACTACGCGGTGCACACCGAGCAGTACTTCATGCACGTCGACCCCACCCTGACCGTGCTGGCGACCACCACCTTCACCGGGGCGCACGGCGCGCCGGAGACCGCCGGGGCGGTGCTGCCGGTGGCCTGGACGCGGCGGTTCGGGGCCGGGCGGGTCTTCGTGCACACGCTCGGGCACAGCCCGGCCGACCTGCTGGTGCCGCCGACCCGCACGATGATCGAACGCGGACTGCTGTGGGCCGCCGCGGGTGGCGCCTGA
- a CDS encoding TetR/AcrR family transcriptional regulator, which yields MATTRGSSLRVRRRPTRSGVVLEPDMIIDAALRLIEAPGGNALTVRRLGVELGADPSAIYRYFRDLDALLIAISDRLISESLSGFDPGPDWAASLRELGERVHHSIVRHPRLATLRASRFTTGPNELRGDNIGVGLLLSAGFPPAEAVRHYADFIDAVLALAAIDAVELTPAQQQAEEEGLRRAYSSLPPGEYPHLVAVRDHLPSVTESPFPGVLDKLIFALSHLAPNGAGAG from the coding sequence ATGGCGACGACCCGGGGCAGTTCCCTGAGGGTCCGGCGGCGGCCCACCCGCAGCGGAGTGGTCCTCGAACCGGACATGATCATCGATGCCGCGCTGCGTCTGATCGAGGCGCCCGGCGGCAACGCGCTCACCGTGCGTCGCCTCGGCGTCGAGCTGGGCGCCGACCCGTCCGCGATCTACCGCTACTTCCGCGACCTGGACGCCCTGCTGATCGCCATTTCCGACCGGCTGATCAGCGAGAGCCTGTCCGGTTTCGATCCGGGGCCGGACTGGGCGGCGTCACTGCGTGAGCTGGGCGAGCGGGTGCACCACTCGATCGTCCGGCACCCGCGCCTGGCCACCCTGCGGGCCAGCCGCTTCACCACCGGGCCGAACGAGTTGCGCGGCGACAACATCGGCGTCGGTTTGCTGCTCAGTGCCGGTTTCCCGCCGGCCGAGGCGGTCCGGCACTACGCCGACTTCATCGACGCGGTCCTCGCCCTGGCCGCGATCGACGCGGTCGAGCTGACCCCGGCCCAGCAGCAGGCCGAGGAGGAGGGTTTGCGGCGCGCCTATTCGTCCCTGCCGCCAGGTGAATACCCCCACCTGGTCGCGGTCCGCGACCATTTGCCGTCGGTCACCGAGTCCCCTTTCCCCGGCGTTCTGGACAAGCTGATTTTCGCCCTGTCCCACCTGGCTCCGAATGGTGCGGGGGCCGGTTAG